A stretch of the Notamacropus eugenii isolate mMacEug1 chromosome 2, mMacEug1.pri_v2, whole genome shotgun sequence genome encodes the following:
- the LOC140527822 gene encoding uncharacterized protein isoform X2 has product MPWEERTTLGAAQEPPNIQPQPMGLKCDSSDPQILQERILPVPQAPASSQKGSPRDQEMAAALLTAGFQTLVKIEDMAVSLIQEEWGLLDPAQKDLCNEGRPENYGHMYSLDGESRSENRDLTQKQVISAEMEPNGERTAKRNGNVPESTDHGQASEYTGRLDRRRGNPPSGERRHKCEECGKSFAQSSGLVRHWRIHTGEKPYQCNVCGKAFSYRSALLSHQDIHNKVKRYHCKECGKAFSQNTGLILHQRIHTGEKPYECNQCGKAFSQSAGLILHQRIHSGEKPYECNECGKAFSHSSHLIGHQRIHTGEKPYECDECGKTFRRSSHLIGHQRSHTGEKPYKCGECGRAFSQKSGLIEHQRIHTGERPYKCKECGKAFNGNTGLIQHLRIHTGEKPYQCGACGKAFIQRSSLIRHQRIHSAEKAEST; this is encoded by the exons ATGCCCTGGGAAGAAAGAACAACTCTGGGAGCAGCACAGGAGCCACCAAATATCCAGCCACAGCCTATGGGACTTAAGTGTGACTCTTCAGACCCCCAAATTCTGCAAGAAAGAA tTTTGCCCGTTCCCCAGGCTCCTGCTTCTTCTCAGAAGGGAAGCCCACGAGACCAGGAGATGGCAGCTGCACTTCTTACAGCTGGATTCCAG ACTTTGGTGAAGATCGAGGACATGGCAGTGTCTCTTATCCAGGAGGAGTGGGGACTTCTTGATCCAGCACAGAAAGACCTCTGTAATGAAGGCAGGCCAGAGAATTATGGCCACATGTACTCCCTGG ATGGTGAGTCCAGGAGTGAGAACAGGGATTTAACTCAAAAACAAGTAATATCTGCTGAAATGGAACCAAATGGAGAGAGAACTGCCAAACGCAATGGGAATGTTCCTGAGAGCACTGATCATGGACAAGCTAGTGAATATACAGGCAGGTTAGACCGACGGCGAGGAAACCCTCCTTCTGGAGAAAGACGACACAAGTGTGAGGAATGTGGGAAGAGCTTTGCCCAAAGCTCAGGCCTCGTACGACACTGGAGAATCCACACTGGGGAAAAACCATATCAGTGTAATGTATGTGGTAAAGCCTTCAGTTACAGGTCAGCTCTGCTTTCACATCAGGATATCCACAACAAAGTAAAGCGCTATCATTGTAAGGAATGCGGGAAAGCCTTTAGTCAGAACACAGGACTTATTctgcatcagagaatccacactggggaaaagccctatgaatgtaatcagtgtgggaaggcttttAGTCAGAGTGCAGGCCTTATTctccatcagagaatccacagtggagaaaaaccctatgagtgtaatgaatgtgggaaagcattTAGTCATAGTTCTCACCTTATtggacatcagagaatccacactggggagaaaccctatgaatgtgaTGAGTGTGGAAAAACTTTCAGGAGGAGCTCACACCTCATTGGCCATCAGAGAAGccacactggggagaaaccttaCAAGTGTGGTGAATGTGGGAGAGCATTCAGTCAGAAGTCAGGCCTTATTGAACATCAAagaatccacacaggagagagaccctataaatgtaaagaatgtgggaaagctttcaatGGGAACACAGGCCTTATTCAACATCTGAGAATccatactggggagaaaccttatCAGTGTGGTGCTTGTGGAAAGGCCTTTATTCAAAGGTCAAGTCTTATTCGACATCAGAGAATACACAGTGCAGAAAAAGCTGAATCCACATAA